The nucleotide window GAGGGGTAAAGTTGAATATAGCTTTTATAGGTTTTGGTGGTGTCGGCCAAGCTTTGGCACAAATATTATTAGAGAAAAATCACCACTTGAATGAAAAATATGGATTGAACACTAAAATTGTAGCTGTTTCAGATGTAATGAAAGGGTCAGTTTATGACCCAGAGGGTTTGAACATTGAAGATTTATTGAGTTCTGTGAAAGAAAAAGGATCAGTAGAAGAATATCCAGATTCTTCAACAGTTCAAAAGGGCTTGAATAGTATTCAGACGATTGAAGATACCAATGCAGACATGATTGTAGAGGTAACCTTTACGGATGTGGAAACAGGTCAGCCGGCAATTGATCATTGTGAGACTGCTTTCCAAAAGGGAAAAAGTGTCGTAACGACAAATAAAGGGCCAGCAGCTGTGAAATTGAACAGCTTATTGAAGCTAGCTGAAGAAAATGGTGCTTTCTTTGGATTTGAAGGAACAGTCATGAGTGGTACTCCAGCTTTGAGGTTACCTGAAACAACACTAGCTGGAAATGATATAAGAGAAGTTGTTGGTATCTTGAATGGAACGACTAATTATATTTTAACTGAAATGGAAAAGGGCCTTTCTTTTGAAGATTCCTTAAAGCAGGCTCAATCATTAGGGTACGCGGAAGCAGATCCGACCAATGATGTTGAAGGCTATGATGTTCGATATAAAGCTGCTATTTTAGCGAATTATGTTCTTGGAGAAGA belongs to Halalkalibacillus sediminis and includes:
- a CDS encoding homoserine dehydrogenase: MNIAFIGFGGVGQALAQILLEKNHHLNEKYGLNTKIVAVSDVMKGSVYDPEGLNIEDLLSSVKEKGSVEEYPDSSTVQKGLNSIQTIEDTNADMIVEVTFTDVETGQPAIDHCETAFQKGKSVVTTNKGPAAVKLNSLLKLAEENGAFFGFEGTVMSGTPALRLPETTLAGNDIREVVGILNGTTNYILTEMEKGLSFEDSLKQAQSLGYAEADPTNDVEGYDVRYKAAILANYVLGEEVSAKEIHCEGIRSVSQDMVQDALDEGKRWKLLARIKKEDGKVEATVQPEKIEMTNPLAGVTGATNAILYDCDLAGPIMLTGAGAGLKETGFSLLIDIIHAHLESKKQTSGVR